The DNA sequence GAGGCAAATGTAAGTAATGCAGATGCTCAGTATCGGTTGGGCAAAAATTATATAAAGAAAAAACAATATGACGATGCAATCAATGCCTTTCAAATAGCGGTAATGACAAATCCAGACAATGCAGAAATCTATCAGGATATCGGCAATGCCTATAAGGCAAAAGGTATGAAGAAGGAAGCAGAGGGGTATTTCTCTTTATACAAAAAGCAGACAAAAGGAAAGAAGAAAGCAGCAGCAAAATAACGAAAAACTAAGGGAGAAGCAAGGTAAACCACGAAGTACACAAAGGGCATGAAGAAAGAGTAAATAAGGCCTTTGACTACTTTTTTACAACACCGGCGTAGGGGCAGGTTTTAAACCTGCCTTTACAACAGAACATTGGAATTCCTAAACGTGAGCGTAGAGACGCAAGGTTTTGCGTCTCTCTCTCCTGATATTGCATGGATAAAAAGAATTCGTTAAGACAGGTTTATATTTGTTTTGAGTAAATACTATATTTATACAATCTATGCATTACGAGTTTAAAAACAAAAAAATCACTGTTATGGGATTAGGTTCCTTTGGTGGCGGTGTAGGCGTAGCTCAATTTCTTGCAAAACAAGGCGCTCTCGTTACGATAACTGATTTAAGGAATACACCAGAACTTTCTTCATCCATAAAACAGCTTGAAGGACTCCCTATTTCGTATAAACTCGGAGGACATTACGAAGAAGATTTCATCAATACAGATATGGTTATTGTTAATCCCGCGGTGCCAGATAATTCAAAATTTCTACAAATTGCAAGAAATAACCAGGTACCATTACATACCGAAATAAACATTTTTTTCTCCTTATGCCCTGCCCCTGTTATCGGTATTACCGGCAGCAACGGGAAATCAACTACAACCGCTCTTCTTGGTAAAGTACTCCAGCAAACCTCTCGTACAACATGGATCGGGGGAAATATCGGAAGGTCTTTGCTGACAAACCTTGAAGAGATAAAACCTCAGGAGATTGTAGTCCTTGAACTCTCCAGTTTTCAACTGAAAGAACTATCGGGTATCAAAAAAAGTCCACACATTTCCATTGTAACCAACATATCTCCCAATCATCTTGACAGACACACAGATATGGATGATTATATTCAAGCGAAAAAAACTATTATCACCTATCAAAAACCGGAGGATTACACTATTCTTAACTATGATGATCCCGAGTTAAGAAGATGGGAGCAAGAGTGCAAAAGCCATGTTTTATGGTATAGTACAAGGCAAAGAATAAAAAACGGTGCATGGATAAAAGATGGTAGTATTGTATTATCTATCCATGGCCAGGAAAGAGTGATAGTATGCACATCCAGAATCAAGATACCAGGAAATCATAATCTTCAGAATATTTTGGCGGCCTCTTGTGCCGCACACCTGGCTGGCGCCCATGAGCAACACATGGAAAGAATCGCGACAAACTTTGGCGGATTGGAGCACCGTCTGGAATTTGTGCGGGAAATACATGGTGTACGGTATTACAACGACTCCAAGGCCACTACACCAGAATCGGCGATTGCCGCTATGAGAGCCTTTCAGGAACCGATAATACTTATTGCCGGCGGAATTGATAAGGGTAGTAATTTTGAAAAATTTGCTGAAACCTGCATACAACAGACTAAAGCTATTGTTCTGATCGGAAAAATGGCACATAAAATACAAGAGCTTATCCTGCAAAAAACAGACGGAGAGAAAAAGCCCTCAATATGCATATCAAACACCTTCAGAGAGGCATTTCAACAAGCTCATGGTATCGCAAAAACAGGAGAAATTGTACTGCTCTCCCCTGCTTGTGCCAGTTATGATATGTTTCTGAATTATGAAGAACGAGGGAAGCAATTTAAGAATATGGTGCAGGCTTTATGATCCATGGTGCAGTATAGGACGGCAAAAAGTTTCCAAAGTAATCGTAAGGCCATCATAATTCATTTTTTATAAATCTTGACCTACTTTCTATTTCCCGTGTAGTCAGGTATGCTAAAATTTGACTCATCAGCAATAAGTCTCATATATTTAGCCGTTATATCATCCCAATTGTATTTTGATTGAACACGTCTTTTTGCTTTATCTGCGATATCTTCCTGTTCATGAGATGAATATAGTTCAATTTTTTTTATAATACTAGGAATATCATGTGGACTAGTAAAGTACAATGCAATGTCACCCGCTACTTCCCGGTTAAATCGATTATCATGCGCAATCACAATATTTCCGCAACCAAGAGCTTCAAGTAAGGATGGATTTGTCCCGCCCGCTGTATGGCCATGAAAATAAGCTAATGAATGGGAGCGGAGTGCCTGCAGTTTTAATTTATCATAGACAGTACCAATAAAACGAATACGATCATCTTTTAACCTTAATAAACACTCCACATACGGTGTTCTTGTTGTATGGTCTCCGACAATGACAAGAGGATAAGAGCTACCAGAAGCGATAAATCCCTCTATTACTTCTAACACGCTATTTTCTGGCTCTAATCTGCATACCACCAGATAATATGCCTTAGCATACAGTTTCCACTCCCGTAATAAATCAACAGGAGGAGAAACTTCAGACACATAGGCGCCGTATGGAATAACTGAACATGGTGGCATATGTTTATGCCGTAATTGTAAATGCTCCTTAATACCATTGGCATCGGCAATAAGCTGGTTTGGCATATACATAGCAACAGTCTCCATACACTTGAACCATAGTTTAGCAAAAGTGCCCCATTTGGAGCGAGCCCATTCAATACCATCCATGTTTAACCAAACCTGATTTCCCCATAAACGCGGAATAAAACATACTATGCTTGCACCATAGCCTAACATATAAACTATGTCGAACTTATTTCGGGCATGCCAAAGGCAAAGAAAATCAAACCAAATAGTAGTAAGAGGACCTAAATGAAAGGAAGGAATATATACCAAATGAACACCTTTATAAGTACCTGGCTGTTGGTTATTGTCTGCCTTACAATAAACCGTTACATCAATACCTTGCCGGGCAAGACGGACAGCCAATTCTTCCGCAAATGTCTCAAAGCCACCGTATTTGGCTGGTATACCCCGAGTTCCAAGAATAGCTACTTTCAAAATATTACCTACTCATATCCATTGGCATAAAGTGAAAACTATCGTCAAAGACTGAGAGAGATGCAACCTTATAAGAGAGATTCTATCACTTGCATACCGCTCTCAAAGGCTTGTTTATTGATAAGAAATAATTCCCCTTTTTTCTGTTTTAACATTATCCGCAATTGGTCTAAAACATGATCGGTAGAAAATAACTTTTTAATTGCTATATAGGCGCCTAACATAACGATATTGGAAACAAGCACACTTCCCAGCTTGCTGGCAATCTCTGTTGCTGGCACATTGTATGTTTTTACATGAGGAAGATTATCTGATTTGCTCATGGAAGAATTTAAAATAAGCAACCCATCATGCTTCAGCATACCCTTAAATTTTTGATACGAAGGCTGATTCATTATAATAAGGGTATCAGCAACCTCGATAAGTGGAGAAAAGATTTCTTCGGTTGAAATAATAAGGTGATATACAGCCGTCCCCCTCTTACCTCGGTACCGTAGGAGGGAAAATAAGTAACATATTTGTCATCGGTCATAGCCGTCTGGGCAAGCAACTTACCTAACAGCATCATTCCCTGTCCGCCAAAACCGGCTAAGATTATCTTTTCCGTCATAGTTATGATTATTTAGCCACGAATGGACACGAATCTACACGAATAATGAAGGTATTATAATAGGTATTATACATTTGCATAGCTAAATTTAATTTTTGCGCTCCCAATCTTTCACCACTCCCAGGGGGAAGGTAAGAGACATCTCTTCATCAATATATTTCATTGCTTCATTAGCATCCATTCTCCAGTAAATTGGACAGGGGGAAAGAACCTCTATGAGAGAAAACCCTCGCTTTTCCATCTGAGTTTTAAAACCCTTCTCAAGAGCCTTCTTTGTCTTTCGAATATTTTCCGGAGAAGATATACTGACTCTCTCCAGGTAACTACTACCATCAAGAACAGCCAGTAATTCACATACACGGATGGGATATCCATAATTCATCGCATCACGGCCCGAAGGCGTGGTGATGGTTTTCTGCCCGATTAAGGTTGTTGGAGCCATCTGCCCGCTTGTCATGCCATAAACAGCGTTATTAACAAAGATAAAGGTAATATTCTCTCCTCTGTTGGCAGCATGAATAATTTCTGCTGTCCCGATTGCTGCCAGGTCGCCGTCCCCCTGGTAAGCAAACACAATGTGGTCCGGATGAACTCTTTTGATACCGGTAGCTACAGCAGGCGGGCGGCCATGAGCAGCTTCGCACATGTCGATATCAAGATAATTATAAGCAAGAACGGAACATCCTACCGGAGCTAGCCCAATCGTTTTACTTCGAATATCCCATGCATCAATAATCTCTGCAATCAGCCTCAGCACAATTCCATGACCGCAACCCGGGCAAAAATGTGTTGGTGTTTCTGTAAGCGCCTTTGGTTTTTCATATATTAGTTGCATAGTACCAATCTCAATTAATGTGATGCCACAGAGACTGAGTGGCTATCCGATATGATGTCTGCTAATTTCTTCACCACTTCCAAAGATGTAGGTACTCCACCGCCGGTTCTTCCATAAAAATGAACTGGACATCTACCCTCAACTGCCAGCTTTACATCCTCAACCATCTGCCCCGCACTCATCTCCACCGTCAAAATACACTGCACTTTTTCTGATACCGTTCTGATACACTCCTTTGGAAACGGCCATAAGGTAATGGGACGTATCAAACCTACGTTAAATTCAAGTTGACTGCTTTTCCTGATAACCTCTTTACATATACGCGCAGAGGTACCATAAGCGATGAGAACAACATCAGCCTCATCAACATCAATGGCCTCATAACGGACTTCATGTTCTTCAATTGTCCTATATTTCCTCTGCAGGTGGGCATTGAACTCTTCCAATTGACCCTTAATAGGATAGAAGGACTTTACAATATTCCTCTTTCTCCCTTCAGCGCCTGTCAGTGCCCAATCTTTTGGTGGAAAATCTTTCTTCGGCTTTCTATGAAATTCTACCGGTTCCATAAGTTGGCCTATCTGCGCATCTCCCAGGATCAAAACAGGATTCCGGTATTTATCAGCTAAATCAAAAGCATCATAAACAAGATCTGCCATTTCCTGAACAGAGGCTGGCGCAAGCACTATAACATGATAGTCGCCATGCCCTCCGCCTTTTACCGCCTGAAAGTAGTCAGCCTGAGATGCTGAAATATCACCTAATCCTGGTCCACCCCTTTGTATATTAACAATTACACAGGGAAGTTCACTTCCGGCCAAATAGGAAATTGCTTCTTGTTTCAAACTTATTCCAGGACTCGAAGAAGAGGTCATTGTCCGAGCGCCTGCCGCTGCACTCCCGTAAACCATATTAATTGCTGCAATCTCACTTTCAGCCTGAATAAAGGTGCCACCAACCTGAGGCATTCTTACTGCCATATAGTTAATAAGCTCATTCTGGGGAGTAATAGGATATCCGTAATAGTATCTACAACCAGCTTGTATGGCAATCTCGGCAGCAGCCTCATTTCCCGTTAATAACCGCTTCATAATCATATGTCCTTTGAAAATTATCTTTCTCTACAATCTGTGTTCTTCTGTGCTCAACTGTAATGCTCAGGTATAAATCTCTATCGCTACATCAGGACACATGATTGCGCATTTCTTACAGCCGTCACACACACCACCTTCTTTAAATACTACGGGATGCAATCCTTGTTCATTTATCGTGGTTGATACCACTAATGACTTATTATGGCATACCGGTAGACAAAGAAGACACCCTTTACAATAATTTTCTTTTATTTTAATTACGGCCATAATTCGGATGTCCACCCCAGTTTAATTTTTCGCGCAACACGCCATAAAATGTCCTTGTCCCTGTATCGATCATTTGGACTTCAATAGCAGATCGCTCGATCTTTATTTTATCACCTACCTCTAATTCTGTAAAAACCTGTCCATCTACGGTAAAACCGGTACCGCTCAATTGTGATAAAAGCTCCATTTCTATTTTCACATTGCCTGAAACAACTAACGGCCGGTTTGTGAGGGTGTGAGGACATATAGGCACAATAATAAATGCGTTTAAATCAGGGGTAAGAAGCGGTCCTCCTGCAGACAAGGAATGTGCTGTTGAACCTAAAGGGGTTGATACAATTAAACCATCAGCCCGGTACGTTGCTACACATTCTCCGTTAATATTCAACTTAATAGAAATCAACCTTGATAAGGATGAGCGGGAAATTACCGCATCATTAATACCCGTGGATTCATTCAGTATTTTACCTGAACGTTCAACATGGCATAAGAGCAGCATTCTCTTTCGTATCAGATAATCTCCCGTAAATATCTTTTCTAAGGACATGAACACATCCTTTTCCATAAGCTCTGCCAGAAAGCCAAATCTTCCCATATGCACACCAATAATTGGTATTTGATCCCTTCCGAGGGCTCTACAGGTAGAAAGGATTGCGCCATCGCCACCAAATACTATAGCAATTTCTGCTCCAACTCTCTCAAATTTTTTTTCTTTAGACAGATCAATAATTTCAATACCTACATACTTCTCAAGCCACGGCTTTAATCCGTAAATAGAATCATAAATCTTTTTTCTGCTTAAATCGCCTAAAACTAAAATCTTTTTCATTCGCTTAAACGGCAAAGCTCCTGCTTCCTACTCTGGTAAATAAATTAATATCTGTCATTTCAAGTGCTTCGATAAACCTATTAGCAATTCCATCCTCATCTAAATTCAGGTTTTTTAGTATGAGATTCCGAGGTCCATGTTCAATAAAGCGATCAGGAATACCCATTCTCACAATTTTATTTGCGTCTTCGCTTTCACTCGTAATAAGCTCAAGCACTGCAGACCCAAAACCACCCATGAGAGCATGATCCTCGACTGTTAGGATTAATTTATGATTCTTCACCAGGCTTAAAAGAAGTCCTTTATCAAGGGGTTTGGCAAATCTTGCGTTAACCACCGTAACTTCTATACCTTTTTTACTCAACTTCTCCGCCGCCAGTAAACACCGATATACCATTGCACCATACGCAAGAAGCACTCCATCAACTCCTTCTCGTAATATCTCTGCCTTCCCAATCTCAAATGTTTTATCGTGTGAATCCTGTTTTTCTTCAGGAATATCTTCCTTAGGATATCTGATCGCTACAGCTTTACCTGAATCCAGGGCTATTTTCAGCATAGACCTCAATTCACTTCCGTCTTTTGGCGCCATCAGGATAATTTCCGGCAAATGACGGAGATAGCCAATATCAAATATACCATTATGCGTAGGTCCATCATTGCCAACAATCCCTGCCCGGTCTAACATAAATACGACTCCATTTCGCTGCAGGCAAATATCATGGAATACCTGATCATAGGCTCTTTGTAAAAACGTTGAGTAAATAGCCACAACAGGTTTCAGGCCCCCAGCAGCTAACCCATTTGCCAAACCAATTGCATGTTGTTCACAAATCCCGACATCATAAAACCGGTCAGGAAATTTTTTACCAAAAGAAATAATACCAGTCCCATCAGGCATAGCAGCAGTAATTCCAACGATCTTATGATCCGTTCTGGCAAGTTCTACAAGAGCGTCTCCGAAAACATTCGTATAAGAGATTGTCTTTTGATCTTTTGTACTTTGTGTAACCTTTCCATCGCACATTTCAAATTTACCAGCGCTATGGTATTGGGTCGGATTCTGACATGCCGGCTCAAAACCTCTCCCTTTTTCTGTAATCACATGCAAAAGTACCGGACCTTCAAGATGTTTCATATTATTCAACGTCTCAAGTAATATTTTAAAATCATGTCCA is a window from the Candidatus Jettenia sp. genome containing:
- a CDS encoding 2-oxoacid:acceptor oxidoreductase family protein; amino-acid sequence: MTEKIILAGFGGQGMMLLGKLLAQTAMTDDKYVTYFPSYGTEVRGGRLYITLLFQPKKSFLHLSRLLIPLL
- a CDS encoding NAD(+)/NADH kinase; translated protein: MPFKRMKKILVLGDLSRKKIYDSIYGLKPWLEKYVGIEIIDLSKEKKFERVGAEIAIVFGGDGAILSTCRALGRDQIPIIGVHMGRFGFLAELMEKDVFMSLEKIFTGDYLIRKRMLLLCHVERSGKILNESTGINDAVISRSSLSRLISIKLNINGECVATYRADGLIVSTPLGSTAHSLSAGGPLLTPDLNAFIIVPICPHTLTNRPLVVSGNVKIEMELLSQLSGTGFTVDGQVFTELEVGDKIKIERSAIEVQMIDTGTRTFYGVLREKLNWGGHPNYGRN
- the dxs gene encoding 1-deoxy-D-xylulose-5-phosphate synthase → MSKLLDCIEYPEDLKKVKVEDLPQLATEIRELIVDVVSKNPGHLSSNLGVVELTIALHYCFDFKRDKIVWDVGHQAYVHKILTGRKSKFSTLRQYNGLSGFPDKNESPYDPFTCGHSGNAISAALGISCADEILGYRRSVVAVVGDGAIGAGMSLEALNHAGDLKKNLLVVLNDNEMSISNTVGAFSKYLNKIRSAPLYTDLKKDFHNLLSILPVFGKPVGKTLEHIVESIRKGAAPGQIFVDLGFNYFGPIDGHDFKILLETLNNMKHLEGPVLLHVITEKGRGFEPACQNPTQYHSAGKFEMCDGKVTQSTKDQKTISYTNVFGDALVELARTDHKIVGITAAMPDGTGIISFGKKFPDRFYDVGICEQHAIGLANGLAAGGLKPVVAIYSTFLQRAYDQVFHDICLQRNGVVFMLDRAGIVGNDGPTHNGIFDIGYLRHLPEIILMAPKDGSELRSMLKIALDSGKAVAIRYPKEDIPEEKQDSHDKTFEIGKAEILREGVDGVLLAYGAMVYRCLLAAEKLSKKGIEVTVVNARFAKPLDKGLLLSLVKNHKLILTVEDHALMGGFGSAVLELITSESEDANKIVRMGIPDRFIEHGPRNLILKNLNLDEDGIANRFIEALEMTDINLFTRVGSRSFAV
- a CDS encoding 3-methyl-2-oxobutanoate dehydrogenase subunit VorB, translated to MKRLLTGNEAAAEIAIQAGCRYYYGYPITPQNELINYMAVRMPQVGGTFIQAESEIAAINMVYGSAAAGARTMTSSSSPGISLKQEAISYLAGSELPCVIVNIQRGGPGLGDISASQADYFQAVKGGGHGDYHVIVLAPASVQEMADLVYDAFDLADKYRNPVLILGDAQIGQLMEPVEFHRKPKKDFPPKDWALTGAEGRKRNIVKSFYPIKGQLEEFNAHLQRKYRTIEEHEVRYEAIDVDEADVVLIAYGTSARICKEVIRKSSQLEFNVGLIRPITLWPFPKECIRTVSEKVQCILTVEMSAGQMVEDVKLAVEGRCPVHFYGRTGGGVPTSLEVVKKLADIISDSHSVSVASH
- a CDS encoding 2-oxoacid:acceptor oxidoreductase family protein, with the translated sequence MEVADTLIIMNQPSYQKFKGMLKHDGLLILNSSMSKSDNLPHVKTYNVPATEIASKLGSVLVSNIVMLGAYIAIKKLFSTDHVLDQLRIMLKQKKGELFLINKQAFESGMQVIESLL
- a CDS encoding tungsten formylmethanofuran dehydrogenase; this translates as MAVIKIKENYCKGCLLCLPVCHNKSLVVSTTINEQGLHPVVFKEGGVCDGCKKCAIMCPDVAIEIYT
- the murD gene encoding UDP-N-acetylmuramoyl-L-alanine--D-glutamate ligase, which encodes MGLGSFGGGVGVAQFLAKQGALVTITDLRNTPELSSSIKQLEGLPISYKLGGHYEEDFINTDMVIVNPAVPDNSKFLQIARNNQVPLHTEINIFFSLCPAPVIGITGSNGKSTTTALLGKVLQQTSRTTWIGGNIGRSLLTNLEEIKPQEIVVLELSSFQLKELSGIKKSPHISIVTNISPNHLDRHTDMDDYIQAKKTIITYQKPEDYTILNYDDPELRRWEQECKSHVLWYSTRQRIKNGAWIKDGSIVLSIHGQERVIVCTSRIKIPGNHNLQNILAASCAAHLAGAHEQHMERIATNFGGLEHRLEFVREIHGVRYYNDSKATTPESAIAAMRAFQEPIILIAGGIDKGSNFEKFAETCIQQTKAIVLIGKMAHKIQELILQKTDGEKKPSICISNTFREAFQQAHGIAKTGEIVLLSPACASYDMFLNYEERGKQFKNMVQAL
- a CDS encoding thiamine pyrophosphate-dependent enzyme — its product is MQLIYEKPKALTETPTHFCPGCGHGIVLRLIAEIIDAWDIRSKTIGLAPVGCSVLAYNYLDIDMCEAAHGRPPAVATGIKRVHPDHIVFAYQGDGDLAAIGTAEIIHAANRGENITFIFVNNAVYGMTSGQMAPTTLIGQKTITTPSGRDAMNYGYPIRVCELLAVLDGSSYLERVSISSPENIRKTKKALEKGFKTQMEKRGFSLIEVLSPCPIYWRMDANEAMKYIDEEMSLTFPLGVVKDWERKN
- a CDS encoding DUF1972 domain-containing protein; this translates as MKVAILGTRGIPAKYGGFETFAEELAVRLARQGIDVTVYCKADNNQQPGTYKGVHLVYIPSFHLGPLTTIWFDFLCLWHARNKFDIVYMLGYGASIVCFIPRLWGNQVWLNMDGIEWARSKWGTFAKLWFKCMETVAMYMPNQLIADANGIKEHLQLRHKHMPPCSVIPYGAYVSEVSPPVDLLREWKLYAKAYYLVVCRLEPENSVLEVIEGFIASGSSYPLVIVGDHTTRTPYVECLLRLKDDRIRFIGTVYDKLKLQALRSHSLAYFHGHTAGGTNPSLLEALGCGNIVIAHDNRFNREVAGDIALYFTSPHDIPSIIKKIELYSSHEQEDIADKAKRRVQSKYNWDDITAKYMRLIADESNFSIPDYTGNRK